In Gemmobacter sp., the sequence CGTCCTTCCATGCCGGGCCGGCGTCCGGGCCGTCCTCGCTATCGAGGCGCACGCGATAGTCGGGCGCGTTTTTCACGTCGCTCGGCTTGGCCGGGACGATGAACAGCTTTTCGTGGAGGCCGAACGAATGAAGCTCCCCCGCATAGCCGGTTTCGGTGCGGGTGAATGTGCCTATCTCTGCCATGAGAAATCTCCTGTGGTGGTTCTCGGGGGGTGGTTTCAGTGCGTCGGCGCGCGCCACTCGTAGCGGCCGACGCCTTCCTCATCGGTCCAGAGCGGGACCGCTCGGCCGATGACGGAAGCTGCGGGGGTGAGTCCGAAGTAGCGGCCGTCGAGGCTGTCGCGGACTTCCCAATTCATGAGGAAAAGCTGGTCGTCGCCGATGACGCGGCAGCCCTGCCAGATGGGCAGATCGCGGCCGAGGCTGTCGCGCTCCAGCGCCTCGCCCATCTCGATCCCGTCAACCGTGATCGTGCGGCCGGTGCGGCAAACCCGCTGCCCCGGCAGGCCGAGGACGCGCTTCAAGAGCGGGACGCCGCGCCCGATATAGCCGCGCTCGACCATGAAGGCAGCGAGCGGTTCGGGCGGCATGACGGCGACCAGCTCGGGCACGTCGATCCGGTCTGCCGGCTCGACGGTGTAGAATCCGACCGGCGCGCTGGCGGTGGCGTTCCATATGAGTTTCGTCGGCGTCTCGACCGCGCTTGCGGCGGCGATGCCGATGACGGCGAGCACCGTCACCGTGAGGGTGCGGCGGCGCGTCATGGGTCGATCCTACGGCGATGAAGCCAAGCGGCATGTCGCTCGGGCGTGTAGGCGTGCGGCTCCAGATTGGCGGTCAGCCGATTGTGGACGTGCCTCCAATGCTCCGGCGAGGCATCG encodes:
- a CDS encoding DUF736 domain-containing protein, producing MAEIGTFTRTETGYAGELHSFGLHEKLFIVPAKPSDVKNAPDYRVRLDSEDGPDAGPAWKDASENAGEFVSMRLEGPIFPFPIRAKLFQSNDDPSVWTLRWKHPRKVEDEE
- a CDS encoding S26 family signal peptidase; the protein is MTRRRTLTVTVLAVIGIAAASAVETPTKLIWNATASAPVGFYTVEPADRIDVPELVAVMPPEPLAAFMVERGYIGRGVPLLKRVLGLPGQRVCRTGRTITVDGIEMGEALERDSLGRDLPIWQGCRVIGDDQLFLMNWEVRDSLDGRYFGLTPAASVIGRAVPLWTDEEGVGRYEWRAPTH